The Colias croceus chromosome 11, ilColCroc2.1 genome has a segment encoding these proteins:
- the LOC123695335 gene encoding pH-sensitive chloride channel 2-like isoform X1, producing the protein MIIYKVLLCLLISSGALGQKSTPVPECPALEKGDTYTQSEFLSRLAHECRYDRLLLPTYQTGDVVYVHASAYVYFIQPAEAHDLNFKLHFLLQLRWTDPRLAYALYSPERTKIIGENDLRSRIWVPHLYMSNEQSSSLMGTDSKDVLISIAPDGEVLFSRRMQAVLYCWMNLQKFPFDDQKCSMNLESWKYNASILRLMWEKDNPVRLSSELHLTEYSLLDYWTNESVVRGDIVNMRQGGGRSGNYSALKFTFKLGREVGYYLMDYFIPSMMIVAMSWVTFWLQADASAPRITLGTSTMLSFITLASSQAKTLPKVSYIKASEIWFLGCIGFIFSALVEFAFVNTIWRRKKVVSLKKVNSKYILKSTLTPRLARKELQKELQESSPQLSKSRSCSSLQQETSSDPAGPGYNNYLTVHSFPSAMNLPTITTQSYDDLVTRAVGGRRHNNSGSEGSDEPPKHHTWTQMTPQEIATWIDKRSRVLFPLLFVFFNVLYWTFVYCL; encoded by the exons atgataatttataaagttttattgtgtttattaatttccagTGGTGCATTAGGACAAAAGTCAAC gCCAGTTCCTGAATGTCCTGCTCTTGAGAAAGGCGATACATACACGCAGTCCGAATTCCTCTCGCGACTGGCTCATGAGTGTCGTTACGATAGACTGCTACTGCCAACGTATCAAACAGGCGATGTCGTATACGTGCATGCAAGCgcctatgtttattttatacagcCAGCTGAAGCCCATGACTTG aatttcaaattacattttcttCTACAACTACGATGGACTGATCCAAGGCTGGCTTATGCCCTGTATTCTCCTGAACGCACGAAAATTATAGGAGAGAATGACTTACGATCACGGATATGGGTACCCCATTTGTACATGTCCAACGAACAGTCGTCGAGCTTGATGGGAACAGATAGCAAGGACGTCCTTATATCGATCGCACCCGATGGCGAGGTGCTATTCAGTCGACGAATGCAGGCAGTTCTATACTGTTGGATGAATCTTCAAAAATTCCCATTTGATGACCAAAAGTGTTCCATGAATTTAGAAAGCT gGAAATATAACGCATCGATATTACGACTGATGTGGGAAAAGGACAACCCAGTTCGCCTGTCTTCCGAATTGCACTTAACAGAATATTCATTACTTGACTATTGGACCAACGAGTCCGTAGTCCGAGGCGACATTGTTAACATGAGACAGGGTGGAGGTAGAT cgGGCAATTACAGCGCATTGAAGTTTACCTTTAAATTGGGACGTGAAGTCGGTTACTACCTCATGGATTATTTCATCCCCTCGATGATGATAGTCGCAATGTCATGGGTTACATTCTGGTTGCAGGCAGATGCTTCAGCGCCTAGAATtacattag GTACCAGCACGATGTTATCGTTCATAACACTTGCATCATCTCAAGCAAAGACTCTTCCGAAAGTATCCTACATTAAAGCTAGTGAAATTTGGTTCCTGGGTTGCATTGGTTTCATCTTCTCAGCTCTAGTTGAATTTGCCTTCGTCAACACAATATGGCGCAGGAA GAAAGTGGTGAGCCTGAAGAAAGTAAATAGCAAATACATACTGAAGAGCACATTAACCCCGCGGCTGGCTCGCAAGGAGTTACAGAAGGAGCTACAGGAATCTTCCCCTCAACTCAGCAAGTCACGGTCCTGCTCTTCTTTACAACAAGAGACTAGCAGCGATCCGGCTGGACCcggatataataattaccttaCTGTACAC AGTTTCCCATCTGCCATGAACTTGCCTACAATCACTACACAGAGTTACGACGACCTGGTCACTAGGGCGGTTGGTGGTCGACGTCACAACAACTCCGGCAGCGAGGGGTCGGACGAGCCCCCGAAACACCACACCTGGACACAAATGACTCCACAAGAAATCGCCACGTGGATCGACAAACGCTCCCGAGTCTTGTTCCCCCTACTTTTCGTATTCTTTAACGTACTTTACTGGACATTCGTGTATTGTCTGTGA
- the LOC123695341 gene encoding dual specificity mitogen-activated protein kinase kinase 4-like: MSKNGDVPSSQGPSRPSMPKPDLNLFPSDKRKILNLQLGGPSAETAAFMPFTSTAVQRTRVPSRTIRDVLPENTRDRCRIYPSMQSSGKLQLSATEVYDFTSDDLQDLGEIGRGAFGAVNKMVHRKSSKVMAVKRIRSTVDEKEQKQLLMDLEVVMKSNECPYIVQFYGALFKEGDCWICMELMDTSLDKFYKFICERMQTRIPETILAKITLATVKALNYLKEKLKIIHRDVKPSNILLDRRGNIKLCDFGISGKLVDSIARTRDAGCRPYMAPERIDPGRARGYDVRSDVWSLGITLMEVATGAFPYPRWGSVFEQLQQVVQGDPPRLTNKNNSFSNNFINFVNTCLIKEETQRPKYNRLLEHPFIKGIDQSRADVSAYVCEILDSMERNGVSPFTTDQPAQAWVD; encoded by the exons atgtcGAAGAATGGCGATGTGCCGTCAAGTCAAG gACCCAGCAGACCGTCTATGCCAAAGCctgatttgaatttatttccATCTGATAAacgcaaaatattaaatctccAGCTTGGAGGGCCATCAGCAGAAACTGCTGCATTTATGCCATTCACTTCTACTGCAGTTCAAAGAACTCGTGTACCATCTAGAACTATCAGGGATGTCCTCCCAGAAAATACGAG AGACCGTTGCAGAATATACCCATCAATGCAGTCCTCTGGAAAACTACAGCTATCTGCCACTGAAGTGTATGATTTTACTTCTGATGATCTACAAGATCTTGGTGAGATTGGCAGAGGTGCATTTGGGGCAGTTAACAAAATGGTCCACAGAAA atcAAGTAAAGTCATGGCTGTGAAAAGAATTCGCTCAACTGTGGACGAGAAAGAGCAAAAGCAATTGTTAATGGATCTCGAAGTTGTGATGAAGAGTAATGAATGTCCTTATATTGTACAGTTTTATGGAGCTCTGTTTAAAGAA gGTGATTGTTGGATCTGCATGGAACTAATGGATACATCActagataaattttataaattcatctGTGAAAGAATGCAAACACGCATTCCAGAAACAATATTAGCTAAAATTACACTAGCTACTGTTAAAgcgttaaattatttaaaagagaaattaaaaattattcacag ggATGTAAAACCATCTAACATTCTATTGGATAGAAGGGGCAATATAAAGTTGTGTGACTTTGGTATATCGGGTAAACTGGTTGATTCCATTGCGCGAACACGTGACGCGGGATGCAGGCCTTACATGGCG cctGAAAGAATAGATCCCGGCCGCGCGCGCGGTTATGACGTGAGATCTGACGTTTGGTCACTCGGAATCACTCTGATGGAGGTGGCCACTGGAGCATTCCCATACCCACGGTGGGGATCTGTCTTTGAACAGCTCCAACAAGTTGTACAGGGTGACCCACCTCGtcttacaaacaaaaacaactcgttttcaaacaatttcatcaattttgttaatacttg CCTGATCAAAGAAGAAACACAGCGACCGAAATACAATCGTTTATTAGAACATCCATTTATTAAAGGCATTGATCAAAGTCGTGCAGATGTATCGGCGTATGTGTGCGAAATTCTCGACTCCATGGAGCGTAATGGAGTAAGTCCCTTTACCACCGATCAGCCAGCGCAGGCTTGGGTTGActaa
- the LOC123695326 gene encoding transducin beta-like protein 3: protein MAVLLKEIYEKTAEFEAFYTGGEIHWTRDGVNFLCQCDDVIKVIDVNTLCNTLTIGGSGDDKDESDIIYTFKLSHNNETVVTAHKSGLIKLWDRSTGELQKTWRSGHKGAVAKLAFDSEDTNIASGSSDGNVRLWDLVHYTCTSSLKGALGVFSVLKYHPDPTKQMIFGAADDTKIRSWNIKSGKECNIYSGHFSKVTSIQFTTDGEYMVSSGRDRVLILWKVNESKSLRVLPVYECIETMIILPVSFKIPNFTKKVETEGIYVACAGEKGIVKVWNVQMSRLMFEQSNSLVSPASEEGGLAITHLLFNEARNMISVVTADHNIIIHDLENFNCMKQMIGFTDEVLDIIFIGKEDTHIVVATNSRDLKHYSLANMDCKLLKGHTDIVLALAKFPTDKDMFVSSGKDNAVRIWKRCENSEIICIGMGTRHTASVGSVSTSQTSSKFFCSVSQDNCLKVWNVPSELDTVDQKIKSSHTELAHNMDINCVAVSPNDKIIATGSQDKTAKLWTDELTLLGMLKGHRRGVWCVKFSPVDQVVLTSSADSSIKLWSIADLSCLKTFEGHESSVLKIEFLSKGQQILSSGADGLLKMWNIKTSECKMSLDNHEGKVWSLAVNWDESLVITGGSDSKLVTLKDVSIETREKIAKEREELILQEQELMNLLQDKKLVKALKLALRMERPLHVLRIVNEVLKHGSEKLSQTLKEINNTQKETLLRFASEWNTNTKNYHAAQLVFNILAPEIIAGKLQVPSLANFIEGALPYTERHFERLTNLLQDLNFISYTVNCMQPHSINS, encoded by the exons ATGGCAGTGTTACTCAAAGaaat ATACGAAAAGACAGCAGAATTTGAAGCTTTCTACACGGGCGGTGAAATACATTGGACTCGGGATGGTGTTAACTTTTTATGTCAATGTGATGATGTTATTAAGGTTATTGACGTAAATACACTTTGTAACACCCTCACTATTGGAGGATCCGGAGATGATAAAGATGAAAGCGATatcatttatacatttaaattatcacaTAATAATGAAACTGTAGTAACAGCACATAAGAGtggattaattaaattgtggGATAGAAGTACGGGTGAGTTACAAAAGACTTGGAGGTCTGGCCATAAAGGTGCAGTTGCAAAGCTTGCCTTTGACTCTGAAGACACAAATATAGCATCTGGAAGTTCAGATGGCAATGTGAGACTATGGGATTTGGTGCATTATACTTGTACGAGTAGTCTAAAAGGTGCACTTGGAGTATTTAGTGTGCTTAAGTATCACCCAGATCCAACAAAACAAATGATATTTGGTGCAGCAGATGATACAAAAATTCGATCTTGGAATATAAAATCCGGGAAAGAATGCAACATATACTCAGGTCactttagtaaagttacttcTATACAATTTACAACTGATGGTGAATATATGGTTAGTTCAGGAAGAGACAGAGTGCTTATATTATGGAAAGTAAATGAAAGTAAATCTCTACGGGTTCTACCAGTTTATGAATGTATTGAAACAATGATTATTCTGCcagtttcttttaaaattcctaattttactaaaaaggttgaGACAGAAGGTATATATGTAGCCTGTGCAGGTGAAAAGGGTATTGTAAAAGTATGGAATGTGCAAATGAGTAGGTTAATGTTTGAACAGAGTAACAGTCTTGTGTCCCCTGCATCAGAGGAGGGTGGACTAGCAATAAcacatttattgtttaatgaaGCAAGGAATATGATTTCAGTAGTAACAgctgaccataatattatcattcatgatttagaaaactttaactGCATGAAACAGATGATTGGATTTACAGATGAAGTTttggacattatttttattggaaaaGAAGATACACACATTGTTGTAGCTACAAACAGCAGagatttaaaacattacaGTTTAGCTAATATGGATTGTAAGTTATTAAAGGGTCATACGGATATTGTTCTTGCATTAGCTAAGTTTCCCACAGATAAAGATATGTTTGTTTCGTCTGGAAAAGACAATGCTGTTAGAATTTGGAAGAGATGTGAAAATAGCGAAATTATCTGCATAGGAATGGGAACAAGACATACAGCATCTGTTGGTTCAGTTAGTACTTCACAAACTTCCAGCAAATTTTTCTGTTCCGTTAGTCAAGACAATTGCTTAAAGGTGTGGAATGTTCCAAGTGAACTTGACACAGTTGAccaaaaaatcaaatcaagtCATACTGAATTAGCCCACAATATGGATATAAACTGTGTTGCAGTATCACctaatgataaaattattgctACTGGCTCACAAGATAAGACAGCAAAACTGTGGACTGATGAATTAACATTATTGGGTATGCTAAAAGGTCATAGAAGAGGAGTTTGGTGTGTAAAATTCTCACCAGTAGACCAAGTTGTGTTGACATCATCCGCTGATAGCTCCATAAAGTTGTGGTCTATTGCTGATCTTAGCTGTCTCAAAACATTTGAGGGTCACGAGAGTTCAGTCCTCAAAATAGAATTTTTGAGTAAGGGTCAACAGATATTATCTAGTGGAGCTGATGGTCTATTAAAAATGTGGAATATTAAAACATCAGAGTGCAAAATGTCTTTGGATAATCATGAGGGAAAAGTTTGGTCCTTAGCTGTTAACTGGGATGAATCCTTAGTGATCACAGGTGGATCTGATTCAAAATTAGTCACCTTAAAAGATGTTTCTATTGAAACACGTGAGAAAATAGCTAAGGAGAGAGaagaattaattttacagGAACAAGAGTTAATGAATTTGTTACAAGATAAAAAATTAGTAAAAGCACTTAAATTAGCCCTTAGGATGGAAAGACCCTTACATGTATTAAGGATAGTTAATGAAGTACTAAAACATGGTTCTGAGAAATTATCCCAAACACTTAAGGAAATCAACAACACTCAGAAAGAAACATTATTAAGATTTGCTTCTGAATGGAATACAAACACAAAGAACTACCATGCAGCACAATTAGTTTTCAATATATTAGCGCCGGAAATAATTGCGGGAAAACTACAAGTACCATCTTTAGCTAATTTTATTGAAGGTGCATTACCTTATACTGAGAGGCATTTCGAAAGATTAACGAACTTGttacaagatttaaattttatttcatacactGTAAACTGTATGCAACCCCATAGTATTAAtagttaa
- the LOC123695335 gene encoding pH-sensitive chloride channel 2-like isoform X2 has translation MIIYKVLLCLLISSGALGQKSTPVPECPALEKGDTYTQSEFLSRLAHECRYDRLLLPTYQTGDVVYVHASAYVYFIQPAEAHDLNFKLHFLLQLRWTDPRLAYALYSPERTKIIGENDLRSRIWVPHLYMSNEQSSSLMGTDSKDVLISIAPDGEVLFSRRMQAVLYCWMNLQKFPFDDQKCSMNLESWKYNASILRLMWEKDNPVRLSSELHLTEYSLLDYWTNESVVRGDIVNMRQGGAGNYSALKFTFKLGREVGYYLMDYFIPSMMIVAMSWVTFWLQADASAPRITLGTSTMLSFITLASSQAKTLPKVSYIKASEIWFLGCIGFIFSALVEFAFVNTIWRRKKVVSLKKVNSKYILKSTLTPRLARKELQKELQESSPQLSKSRSCSSLQQETSSDPAGPGYNNYLTVHSFPSAMNLPTITTQSYDDLVTRAVGGRRHNNSGSEGSDEPPKHHTWTQMTPQEIATWIDKRSRVLFPLLFVFFNVLYWTFVYCL, from the exons atgataatttataaagttttattgtgtttattaatttccagTGGTGCATTAGGACAAAAGTCAAC gCCAGTTCCTGAATGTCCTGCTCTTGAGAAAGGCGATACATACACGCAGTCCGAATTCCTCTCGCGACTGGCTCATGAGTGTCGTTACGATAGACTGCTACTGCCAACGTATCAAACAGGCGATGTCGTATACGTGCATGCAAGCgcctatgtttattttatacagcCAGCTGAAGCCCATGACTTG aatttcaaattacattttcttCTACAACTACGATGGACTGATCCAAGGCTGGCTTATGCCCTGTATTCTCCTGAACGCACGAAAATTATAGGAGAGAATGACTTACGATCACGGATATGGGTACCCCATTTGTACATGTCCAACGAACAGTCGTCGAGCTTGATGGGAACAGATAGCAAGGACGTCCTTATATCGATCGCACCCGATGGCGAGGTGCTATTCAGTCGACGAATGCAGGCAGTTCTATACTGTTGGATGAATCTTCAAAAATTCCCATTTGATGACCAAAAGTGTTCCATGAATTTAGAAAGCT gGAAATATAACGCATCGATATTACGACTGATGTGGGAAAAGGACAACCCAGTTCGCCTGTCTTCCGAATTGCACTTAACAGAATATTCATTACTTGACTATTGGACCAACGAGTCCGTAGTCCGAGGCGACATTGTTAACATGAGACAGGGTGGAG cgGGCAATTACAGCGCATTGAAGTTTACCTTTAAATTGGGACGTGAAGTCGGTTACTACCTCATGGATTATTTCATCCCCTCGATGATGATAGTCGCAATGTCATGGGTTACATTCTGGTTGCAGGCAGATGCTTCAGCGCCTAGAATtacattag GTACCAGCACGATGTTATCGTTCATAACACTTGCATCATCTCAAGCAAAGACTCTTCCGAAAGTATCCTACATTAAAGCTAGTGAAATTTGGTTCCTGGGTTGCATTGGTTTCATCTTCTCAGCTCTAGTTGAATTTGCCTTCGTCAACACAATATGGCGCAGGAA GAAAGTGGTGAGCCTGAAGAAAGTAAATAGCAAATACATACTGAAGAGCACATTAACCCCGCGGCTGGCTCGCAAGGAGTTACAGAAGGAGCTACAGGAATCTTCCCCTCAACTCAGCAAGTCACGGTCCTGCTCTTCTTTACAACAAGAGACTAGCAGCGATCCGGCTGGACCcggatataataattaccttaCTGTACAC AGTTTCCCATCTGCCATGAACTTGCCTACAATCACTACACAGAGTTACGACGACCTGGTCACTAGGGCGGTTGGTGGTCGACGTCACAACAACTCCGGCAGCGAGGGGTCGGACGAGCCCCCGAAACACCACACCTGGACACAAATGACTCCACAAGAAATCGCCACGTGGATCGACAAACGCTCCCGAGTCTTGTTCCCCCTACTTTTCGTATTCTTTAACGTACTTTACTGGACATTCGTGTATTGTCTGTGA
- the LOC123695358 gene encoding uncharacterized protein LOC123695358, which produces MSLSRLYNVVTRYKSTLAKDQVQPSNFEHVFSFPFVGYFALLNRLKIYHFFGSCAIIPSAGLLESMSVLPETTSLAALYIGVTGGAVLSLASLPFKNIIGHIYISDDNNFVKISSIDYFGRRVDRIIKSEEWIPLLDMKPRTLDAVYLKPELTDGTKYKLLIKFGTVKNSSKMGEVLE; this is translated from the exons atgtCATTATCAAGACTGTATAATGTTGTTACTAGATATAAAAGTACACTTGCTAAAGATCAAGTGCAACCAAGTAATTTCGAACATGTGTTTTCATTTCCTTTCGTTGGTTATTTTGCCTTGTTAAATCGACTTAAAATATACCATTTCTTTGGATCATGTGCAATTATACCTAGTGCCGGTTTATTAGAATCGATGAGTGTTTTACCAGAAACGACTTCCTTAGCCGcattatatatag GAGTAACAGGAGGTGCTGTTTTATCTTTGGCTTCCTTACcatttaagaatataattgGACACATATACATAAGTGATGACAACAACTTTGTTAAAATATCTTCAATTGATTATTTTGGACGAAGAGTAGACAGAATTATCAAATCTGAGGAATGGATCCCTTTACTGGATATGAAACCAAGAACATTAGATGCAGTCTATTTAAAACCAGAGCTAACTGATGGAACAAAGTACAAGTTGCTTATTAAGTTTGGTACTGTTAAAAATTCTAGTAAAATGGGAGAGGTTCtagaatag